From a region of the Rouxiella sp. S1S-2 genome:
- a CDS encoding phage major tail tube protein translates to MNKNTLRVWTFFTQRGRVAGAHEYTPPELSILKTDIRTGAQDAPTPLDDGMEALNCQVKFYGIDTDVLASFGFISGRRPRFTAYEGYLSNGLALGTMEEIEGFVQKVSRDPRGNQGMSENAVTVDIAISYYKQSLEGVELFEIDTERFIRRVNGVNQLGGLAAKVRL, encoded by the coding sequence ATGAATAAAAACACGCTTCGTGTCTGGACTTTCTTCACCCAGCGTGGCCGTGTTGCCGGTGCGCATGAATACACACCACCCGAACTGTCTATCTTAAAAACAGATATTCGCACCGGTGCACAGGACGCCCCAACGCCGCTGGACGACGGTATGGAAGCGCTGAATTGTCAGGTTAAGTTCTACGGTATAGATACCGACGTGCTGGCCAGCTTCGGGTTCATCAGCGGACGTCGGCCACGCTTCACCGCCTACGAGGGTTATCTCAGCAACGGACTGGCGCTGGGCACGATGGAAGAGATCGAAGGCTTTGTGCAGAAGGTATCGCGGGATCCGCGCGGTAATCAGGGGATGTCAGAGAACGCGGTCACTGTCGATATCGCCATCAGCTATTACAAGCAAAGCCTTGAAGGCGTAGAGCTGTTTGAGATAGACACCGAGCGGTTTATCCGCCGCGTTAACGGCGTGAATCAGCTCGGTGGATTGGCGGCCAAGGTACGACTTTAG
- a CDS encoding helix-turn-helix transcriptional regulator: MNMERDNWHHADIIAALHKANTTLAALSRQNRLSSSTLANALIRPWPKGEWLIANRLNVHPSEIWPSRYFDNEGLLKDRKARPDFRLSK, from the coding sequence ATGAATATGGAAAGGGACAACTGGCATCATGCCGACATCATTGCAGCACTGCACAAAGCAAACACCACCTTAGCAGCACTTTCTCGTCAAAATCGGTTAAGTTCTTCCACTCTGGCTAATGCGTTAATTCGCCCTTGGCCCAAGGGCGAATGGCTGATCGCTAACCGCCTGAACGTTCATCCCTCGGAGATTTGGCCCAGCCGCTATTTTGATAACGAGGGTTTACTTAAGGACAGAAAGGCCCGCCCAGACTTTAGGCTGAGTAAATAA
- a CDS encoding helix-turn-helix domain-containing protein: MASVYAEDYQYVISMLKKARKDRGITQVQLSEAFGRPQSFIAKVENGERRLDIVEFLHLSRLLNLEPSAVIDKIYRKREPLKL; encoded by the coding sequence ATGGCATCCGTTTACGCAGAAGACTATCAATATGTGATCAGCATGCTGAAAAAGGCGCGTAAAGACAGAGGAATTACACAGGTTCAGCTATCGGAAGCGTTTGGTCGACCTCAGTCCTTCATCGCCAAGGTTGAGAACGGCGAGAGAAGACTGGATATCGTGGAGTTTTTACATCTGTCTCGGTTATTGAACCTCGAGCCGAGCGCGGTAATAGATAAGATCTACCGCAAACGCGAACCGCTTAAACTGTAA
- a CDS encoding phage tail assembly protein has protein sequence MNYPGSLETITLYSPLTLENGSELKTVTMREPLVRDRLVYAKDRGTEEAREARMLALLCGINDNDMESLTAADMIQLQDTFNNFMLPPAKRPKPKSSDV, from the coding sequence ATGAATTATCCCGGCAGTTTGGAAACTATCACGCTTTATAGCCCTTTAACGCTCGAGAACGGCAGCGAGCTTAAGACGGTCACCATGCGTGAGCCGTTAGTGCGTGACCGGCTGGTTTATGCAAAAGATCGCGGCACTGAAGAGGCAAGAGAGGCGCGCATGCTGGCGTTGTTGTGCGGTATCAATGATAACGATATGGAGTCGCTCACGGCGGCCGACATGATCCAGCTGCAGGACACCTTCAATAATTTTATGTTACCGCCCGCCAAACGTCCGAAGCCGAAATCCAGCGATGTTTAA
- a CDS encoding phage tail protein, with amino-acid sequence MAITDRVIGAVEQSGFSTRRALTANDPPQVMLMVGTFEFAIDTAAYNQLVREASWRWSGQERIGKQDLLQFTGKEPRTIKLAGEAHAFFRKGMAALDELYTLADKAEPQQLVSGHGDVLGWWVVTDYADTTSTFLPGGVPRHKTFTLTIKHYADELSNP; translated from the coding sequence ATGGCCATAACCGACAGAGTGATTGGCGCGGTCGAGCAAAGCGGATTTTCGACCCGCCGCGCGCTGACCGCCAACGACCCGCCGCAGGTGATGCTGATGGTAGGCACCTTCGAATTTGCCATCGATACCGCCGCCTATAACCAGCTGGTTCGGGAAGCCAGCTGGCGCTGGAGTGGCCAGGAGCGCATCGGCAAACAGGATCTGCTGCAGTTCACCGGCAAAGAACCTCGCACCATCAAGCTGGCCGGTGAAGCCCATGCGTTTTTTCGCAAGGGCATGGCGGCGCTAGATGAACTCTACACCCTTGCTGACAAAGCCGAGCCGCAGCAGCTGGTCAGCGGTCATGGCGACGTATTGGGCTGGTGGGTGGTAACCGATTATGCTGACACAACGTCCACGTTTCTTCCGGGTGGCGTGCCGCGTCATAAAACTTTCACTCTGACGATAAAACACTATGCCGACGAATTATCTAACCCGTGA
- a CDS encoding tail protein X — MPTNYLTREGDVLDAICFKHYGAVNVSQTLVAVLDANPGLAELDAVYPAGISIQLPILDLPLASSAIQLWD, encoded by the coding sequence ATGCCGACGAATTATCTAACCCGTGAAGGGGACGTGCTCGATGCCATTTGCTTCAAACATTACGGCGCGGTAAATGTCAGCCAGACGCTGGTTGCAGTGCTTGATGCCAATCCCGGTCTGGCCGAACTTGATGCGGTTTATCCCGCCGGTATTTCGATTCAACTGCCCATACTCGACTTACCTCTAGCCAGCTCAGCGATACAGCTGTGGGATTAA
- a CDS encoding contractile injection system protein, VgrG/Pvc8 family codes for MPQTTEFRPEFSLAAEGKDITQALRTSLIDLRLTDNGGATARADELHITLLAESLPLPTKGARLNLGLGFNGVLQDKGWFVVSGVASSGPPRKVVIFATAAPMNSQKQVGNVQSHKTRSWDAVTLGDVVKTVATDNGLKPKITTKLAAIAIAHLDQIAESDANLLTRLARSYNAVSKPSGGYWLFLEQGEATTVSGKGLAAITVTPSDVSSWSYSEGQRGATTGKATNKGKQGKGKIGVAYYDEQTGHTRVVHKEHEGPDITNPFTQSEELQASQQATAKQTQANRNQQRMTLSGACRPWHLPLTAEARITTYRFGEREDRSWLIESMTYQLNAGGMSVEFALVVDINPSSNQKKKKAKTTPGPDYFG; via the coding sequence ATGCCGCAAACAACAGAGTTTCGGCCCGAGTTTAGCCTAGCCGCCGAGGGGAAAGACATCACCCAGGCACTGCGCACTAGCTTGATTGACTTGCGCCTGACGGATAACGGCGGCGCGACGGCTAGGGCCGATGAATTACACATCACTTTGCTGGCCGAGAGCCTGCCGCTACCGACTAAGGGCGCTCGGCTAAATCTCGGCCTGGGATTTAACGGCGTACTGCAGGATAAAGGCTGGTTTGTGGTGAGCGGGGTGGCCAGCAGTGGGCCGCCGAGAAAAGTGGTTATCTTTGCCACCGCCGCGCCGATGAACAGCCAGAAGCAGGTCGGAAACGTGCAAAGCCATAAAACGCGCAGTTGGGACGCCGTGACGCTCGGCGACGTGGTGAAAACCGTAGCCACCGACAATGGCCTGAAACCTAAAATCACCACCAAACTCGCCGCCATCGCCATTGCTCATCTCGACCAGATTGCAGAGTCCGATGCCAACCTGCTGACACGACTGGCCCGTTCGTATAACGCGGTGAGCAAACCCAGCGGCGGATATTGGCTTTTCCTCGAGCAGGGAGAAGCAACGACCGTCAGCGGTAAAGGTCTGGCCGCGATCACGGTGACACCCAGTGACGTCTCAAGCTGGAGTTACAGCGAAGGACAGCGCGGCGCGACCACCGGCAAGGCCACGAACAAGGGCAAGCAGGGAAAAGGTAAGATTGGCGTCGCCTATTATGATGAACAAACCGGTCATACCCGCGTGGTGCATAAAGAGCATGAGGGGCCAGATATCACCAATCCTTTCACTCAGTCCGAAGAATTGCAGGCAAGCCAACAGGCAACCGCCAAACAGACCCAGGCCAACCGCAACCAGCAGCGTATGACTCTCAGCGGTGCCTGTCGACCGTGGCACCTTCCGTTAACTGCCGAAGCGCGGATCACAACCTACCGATTTGGCGAACGCGAGGACCGCAGTTGGCTGATTGAGTCTATGACCTATCAACTGAACGCCGGCGGAATGTCAGTCGAGTTTGCACTGGTTGTTGATATTAATCCGTCGTCGAACCAAAAAAAGAAGAAAGCCAAAACAACGCCGGGGCCTGATTACTTCGGCTGA
- a CDS encoding GPW/gp25 family protein — MQGVSAKTGKRLSGTAHLRQSIIDILTTPKGSRVLRRDYGSDLHDRVDNPLDESNRIRIISATATALARWEPRLTVTRIQVIKQEESVVEISIEGTHKETGLSITFNRIPLNGHQS; from the coding sequence ATGCAGGGAGTTAGCGCTAAAACCGGAAAACGTCTTTCCGGTACCGCCCATCTGCGGCAGTCAATTATCGATATTCTCACCACACCTAAAGGGTCCCGCGTACTGCGTCGCGACTACGGCAGTGACCTGCATGATCGGGTCGATAACCCCCTAGATGAGAGCAATCGGATACGCATTATTTCCGCAACGGCCACCGCGCTGGCGAGATGGGAGCCGCGATTAACGGTGACGCGCATTCAGGTCATAAAGCAGGAGGAGAGTGTCGTCGAAATTTCTATCGAGGGGACGCATAAAGAAACCGGCTTATCCATTACCTTCAACAGGATCCCGCTCAATGGCCATCAGTCCTAA
- a CDS encoding baseplate J/gp47 family protein gives MAISPKTINLSELAVPDAVHVPHPEVIFNSWLARLRSLDSQFDALVESDPAFKQGEVLTYQTTLLLQRVNDSVRGVLLASAQKADLDQLGAGFNVSRLEIIAAQPEVVPPVAAVMEDDEAFRTRIQLSWSQLNTAGSRDAYRFHAKSADADVLDAECYGPETHGRPGEIDVYVLSRTGDGAASEALLNKVRSALNEDETRPLSDCVIVRSATINHYVVAADLEIPEGPDPQLVLNNAASALFMYIKKIQRIEADIPMSGIYRALHQPGVQQVHLMTPVEGVNAATGVAPYCDQITIRLYRGDKQDDLHIPLTAER, from the coding sequence ATGGCCATCAGTCCTAAAACCATAAATCTCTCTGAACTGGCCGTACCCGACGCGGTGCATGTACCTCACCCTGAAGTGATTTTCAATTCATGGTTAGCCAGGCTGCGCAGTCTCGACTCGCAGTTCGATGCGTTGGTTGAGTCCGACCCCGCATTTAAGCAGGGCGAGGTATTAACCTATCAAACCACGTTGTTGCTCCAGCGAGTAAATGACTCGGTACGCGGCGTGTTGCTGGCCAGCGCACAAAAGGCCGATTTGGACCAGTTAGGGGCGGGGTTTAACGTCTCAAGACTGGAGATAATCGCGGCGCAACCCGAGGTCGTCCCTCCTGTTGCGGCCGTAATGGAAGACGATGAAGCATTCCGGACGCGTATTCAGCTCAGTTGGTCACAGCTCAATACCGCCGGAAGCCGTGATGCCTATCGCTTTCATGCAAAATCTGCCGACGCTGACGTTCTCGACGCCGAATGTTATGGTCCTGAAACTCATGGACGCCCCGGGGAGATAGATGTTTATGTCTTATCCCGCACCGGCGACGGCGCAGCATCAGAGGCATTACTCAACAAAGTTCGCTCGGCGCTCAATGAAGATGAAACCCGGCCCTTGAGTGACTGTGTGATAGTCAGGTCGGCAACCATCAACCATTATGTTGTAGCCGCAGACCTGGAGATACCGGAAGGACCCGACCCGCAACTGGTGCTTAACAACGCCGCCAGCGCGCTTTTTATGTACATCAAGAAGATCCAGCGTATTGAAGCCGATATCCCGATGTCGGGAATTTATCGCGCATTGCATCAGCCAGGCGTCCAACAGGTTCACTTGATGACGCCTGTCGAAGGGGTAAATGCGGCCACCGGAGTCGCGCCTTACTGTGACCAAATCACTATCCGGTTGTATCGGGGAGATAAACAGGATGACCTTCACATCCCTCTTACCGCTGAACGCTGA
- a CDS encoding phage tail protein I — MTFTSLLPLNAERAERTLEQASVSTIINIPVLVRQAKDPQKCPYALLPWLAWEYAVDSWEADWSEQQKRQVIQDAAYIHQHRGTAGAVRRSLSAVGFSTTVIEWWQDAPRAMPYTFRVQVYSTTTISIPLYDQIRRQTDKSKNLRSWLSSIDVISDIGSTGLYYIGGAVTGHIDVDIQGKETGNV, encoded by the coding sequence ATGACCTTCACATCCCTCTTACCGCTGAACGCTGAACGTGCCGAACGCACGCTCGAGCAAGCCTCCGTTTCGACAATCATAAATATACCGGTGCTCGTTCGCCAGGCGAAGGATCCGCAAAAATGCCCCTACGCGCTGTTGCCGTGGTTAGCCTGGGAATATGCCGTCGACAGCTGGGAGGCCGATTGGAGCGAGCAACAAAAGCGGCAGGTGATACAGGACGCAGCCTACATTCATCAGCATCGCGGAACAGCGGGCGCGGTGCGGCGTTCTCTAAGTGCGGTAGGCTTCTCGACCACGGTTATCGAATGGTGGCAAGACGCCCCGCGAGCGATGCCCTACACCTTTCGCGTGCAGGTTTACAGCACGACAACCATCTCCATACCCCTCTACGACCAGATACGCCGACAGACCGATAAATCTAAAAACCTCCGCAGCTGGCTCAGCTCAATCGATGTGATTTCAGATATTGGCAGCACGGGCCTTTATTACATTGGCGGCGCGGTGACTGGGCATATTGATGTGGATATTCAAGGAAAGGAAACGGGCAATGTCTGA
- a CDS encoding phage tail protein, which yields MSEYYSVITHAGRRLAADAVATSETIVLTHFVIGDGKGKEQVPKPEATKLVNEVYRGEIASLSVSPDQDNQMMAMLVLPTGVGGFTVREIGLLTDRGELYAIASSAALEKPVSGVSINLQFRLAVSDSKNITLKVATGDGLFLRIDQNGADAADKDTFLANIGGLPVIRQDYWGDLNEMDHRCLGIYQVTHDEFATTALNYPEALGGSLSVLRGGFGMQQEYTTRRGTKYVRELSGEWKGENGPWGEWVAFYNTANKPKAADVIGLLGSEYPIGAPIPWPSDVAPAGMALMVGQQFNKTAYPHLAIAYPSGVIPDMRSQVIKGTPVGGRKALSFEMDAIKSHGHNASADNTDLGRKTTSWFDYGSKVSTGFDYGSKTTDVQGWHDHLGGVAAPGGKWGDFRTGTDNTGWYEKNRTSWEGSHAHSVFIGGHDHWTNIGGHNHYIDMGVHSHTIRISPSGQAENTVKNIAFNYIVRLA from the coding sequence ATGTCTGAGTATTACAGTGTTATCACCCACGCGGGAAGACGTTTGGCGGCCGATGCCGTCGCCACAAGCGAGACGATAGTGTTGACGCACTTTGTAATCGGCGACGGAAAAGGTAAAGAGCAGGTTCCCAAACCTGAGGCGACGAAATTGGTCAACGAAGTTTATCGCGGAGAAATTGCCAGCCTGTCGGTCTCGCCAGATCAGGATAACCAGATGATGGCGATGCTGGTTTTACCTACCGGCGTGGGAGGATTCACCGTCCGTGAGATTGGCTTATTAACCGACAGGGGCGAGCTATACGCTATTGCCAGCAGTGCCGCGCTTGAGAAACCGGTGTCCGGCGTGAGCATTAACCTGCAGTTTCGCCTGGCAGTCTCAGATTCCAAAAATATAACGCTGAAAGTGGCGACAGGAGACGGGCTGTTTTTACGGATAGACCAGAACGGTGCCGATGCGGCGGATAAAGACACGTTTTTGGCAAATATTGGCGGACTTCCAGTGATCCGGCAGGATTATTGGGGGGATTTGAATGAAATGGATCATCGGTGTCTTGGCATTTATCAGGTTACCCATGATGAATTCGCAACAACGGCCCTCAATTATCCCGAGGCGCTCGGCGGCTCTCTATCCGTGTTGCGGGGAGGATTTGGGATGCAGCAGGAATATACGACGAGGAGAGGGACCAAATATGTGCGCGAGCTTAGCGGTGAATGGAAGGGTGAAAATGGGCCTTGGGGCGAGTGGGTGGCTTTCTATAACACCGCCAATAAGCCTAAAGCTGCCGATGTTATCGGCCTGCTGGGCAGTGAATATCCAATTGGCGCACCGATCCCGTGGCCCTCGGACGTAGCGCCTGCCGGTATGGCGCTAATGGTGGGCCAACAATTTAATAAAACGGCCTACCCCCATCTTGCTATTGCCTATCCCTCCGGCGTTATCCCCGATATGCGCAGCCAGGTCATTAAAGGTACGCCCGTAGGAGGACGCAAAGCGCTCTCCTTTGAGATGGACGCCATTAAGTCTCACGGACATAACGCCAGCGCCGACAATACCGATTTGGGCCGTAAAACAACCAGTTGGTTTGATTATGGATCTAAGGTCTCAACCGGTTTTGACTATGGTTCGAAAACCACCGACGTGCAGGGTTGGCACGACCATCTGGGCGGAGTGGCTGCACCTGGCGGCAAATGGGGAGATTTTCGAACGGGAACGGACAACACGGGATGGTACGAGAAAAATAGAACCAGCTGGGAAGGAAGTCATGCGCACAGCGTTTTTATCGGCGGGCACGATCACTGGACCAATATCGGCGGGCACAACCACTACATCGATATGGGTGTACACAGCCACACCATCCGCATCTCCCCGAGCGGGCAAGCAGAAAACACCGTCAAAAACATCGCATTTAACTACATCGTGAGGCTCGCATAA
- a CDS encoding tail fiber assembly protein, translated as MFQMTDKPQTIKIYNLRADTQEYIGAGDAHIPAHTGLPAHCTELAPPIAKKGTVAIFKSGKWIISEDYRGTKVYSTETGLSVYIETPGALPGNTTTVAPATTWDRWDGKGWVFDEVAEQVHLTAEAEKQQAEQMRAAEVEITLLQRAEKHGMATEADLERLEALERWTVELGRMSLIPG; from the coding sequence ATGTTTCAAATGACAGATAAACCCCAAACCATAAAAATCTATAACCTGCGTGCCGATACTCAAGAGTATATCGGGGCAGGGGATGCCCACATTCCGGCTCACACGGGATTACCGGCGCATTGCACTGAGCTAGCGCCGCCCATAGCAAAGAAAGGGACTGTGGCGATCTTTAAAAGCGGCAAATGGATTATCAGTGAGGATTATCGCGGTACTAAGGTATATAGCACCGAGACCGGGTTATCCGTATACATCGAGACACCGGGAGCTCTGCCGGGCAACACAACGACGGTGGCTCCTGCAACAACGTGGGACCGATGGGACGGGAAGGGCTGGGTGTTTGACGAGGTGGCAGAGCAGGTACATCTAACGGCTGAGGCTGAAAAGCAACAGGCAGAACAGATGCGAGCAGCCGAGGTAGAGATTACTCTGCTGCAAAGGGCTGAAAAGCACGGGATGGCGACAGAGGCAGATCTGGAAAGATTGGAGGCGTTGGAGAGGTGGACGGTGGAATTGGGGCGGATGTCGCTCATCCCTGGGTAG
- a CDS encoding S66 peptidase family protein, whose amino-acid sequence MSVRFPPKLIPGDLIAITAPSSGVPQHLHPRLELAIGNLKKKGFRVLEGRCLRSQHKNKSSCKTSRAEELMSYLTDPEIKAVMPPWGGDLAMELLELIDFNLLAQSEPKWFVGYSDLSTLHFPLTTLSGWATLHGPNLMDLGAQELDSTTQAVWDILGSTRGSVVKQNSSEAFQTDENQWGTATNEGFNLTQKTQWKHLDGVTSSAKFSGCLIGGCLEIISRLAGTPFGNLPLFKAQNSGQGVILYFENVEMAPCELTRALFSLRLQGWLNNLSGILIGRSAAPDVNDPTKHNYMDALRAALEDIAVPVLYDVDIGHMPPQLSLVNGASATVLFTENGCSITQQL is encoded by the coding sequence ATGAGTGTTCGATTTCCACCCAAACTCATACCAGGAGATTTGATTGCGATAACAGCCCCATCCTCTGGTGTTCCTCAACACCTGCACCCCAGGCTGGAACTTGCGATAGGTAACCTTAAGAAAAAAGGTTTCAGAGTTCTCGAAGGAAGGTGCTTGCGTTCGCAGCACAAAAATAAAAGCTCTTGTAAAACCTCTCGCGCAGAAGAGTTAATGTCTTATTTAACTGACCCGGAAATAAAAGCTGTTATGCCACCATGGGGAGGTGATCTTGCGATGGAGTTGCTTGAGTTGATTGATTTTAATCTGTTAGCTCAGTCTGAACCAAAATGGTTTGTGGGTTATTCAGATCTTAGTACGCTTCATTTTCCACTAACTACGCTTTCTGGTTGGGCCACTTTGCATGGACCCAATTTAATGGATCTTGGTGCTCAAGAGTTAGACTCTACCACACAGGCTGTATGGGATATTTTGGGGTCTACCCGGGGAAGTGTAGTTAAACAGAACTCTTCAGAAGCATTTCAAACTGATGAAAATCAGTGGGGAACAGCGACAAATGAAGGTTTCAATCTGACTCAGAAAACGCAGTGGAAACACCTGGATGGAGTTACATCTTCAGCTAAGTTTAGTGGGTGCCTAATTGGTGGCTGCCTCGAAATAATATCCAGATTAGCAGGCACGCCGTTCGGAAATTTGCCTTTGTTTAAGGCACAAAATAGCGGACAAGGAGTTATTCTCTATTTTGAAAATGTAGAAATGGCTCCCTGTGAATTAACGCGCGCATTATTCAGCTTACGCTTACAGGGTTGGTTGAATAATTTAAGCGGTATTCTTATAGGCAGAAGTGCGGCACCCGATGTAAACGATCCGACCAAACATAACTATATGGACGCCCTCAGGGCCGCTTTAGAAGATATTGCTGTGCCCGTGCTTTATGATGTGGATATTGGTCACATGCCGCCTCAACTTTCGCTGGTGAATGGGGCAAGTGCAACTGTTTTATTCACTGAAAATGGATGTTCAATAACTCAACAACTATAG